The Gasterosteus aculeatus chromosome 17, fGasAcu3.hap1.1, whole genome shotgun sequence genome includes a window with the following:
- the gpr37l1a gene encoding G-protein coupled receptor 37-like 1 → MSPVLFVLLLCLRTAQLRHHQGAAPAVSAGSREPFSPERTPLPRPEGSRAPDPKRVARGAGDGTSRRRTPDSPRRPDDPSGYFTTRRVPPAAASARPGNDSSPPGLLHPALRGSRWAYVITLLALGLLAAGVVGNLALTCAVWHDLYLQSAWNHVLAGLALCDLLVLLTCLPVVVFHALTSRWLLGDLSCRLVPYVEVTSLGVATFSLCALSIDRFHAATGPAPSPAPRVEPCQSILSKLSVIWVGSMVLAAPELLLWQLRQQAVVPPPLPGDSLMAALRGGSDASKADVCVREPSADLPEGVFPLVLTYHEARAWWIFGCYLCLPLLFTVACDLVTRHVLAQRLPRKHAGDEAPGRCSASYYSPSASSPSPTKHQLAGERRLRTTVMALAALYGACNLPESVCNIVLAYVPAHASAALPALALPALSLAGQFLLFARCSASPVLLLCLCRSLGQAFMDCCCCCCCQECVQDGARPSSSASTAATTSNVSSPASPSPTSLSPTSLSPSGKDETTKSLLAAKDSPAAVGTPC, encoded by the exons atgagcccggttttgtttgttttgcttctgtGTCTGCGGACCGCGCAGCTGCGTCACCATCAGGGAGCCGCTCCGGCGGTGAGTGCGGGGTCGCGGGAGCCCTTCTCCCCGGAGAGGACGCCTCTCCCCCGGCCTGAGGGTTCCAGAGCTCCCGACCCCAAGCGGGTCGCCCGAGGGGCCGGAGACGGGACCTCCCGTAGAAGAACCCCGGACTCTCCGCGACGGCCCGACGACCCGAGCGGCTACTTCACCACCCGGCGagtcccccccgccgccgcctccgcccgCCCGGGCAACGACTCGTCCCCCCCGGGGCTCCTCCACCCGGCGCTCCGCGGCTCGCGCTGGGCCTACGTCATCACGCTGCTGGCGCTCGGGCTGCTGGCGGCGGGCGTCGTGGGGAACCTCGCGCTCACCTGCGCCGTGTGGCACGACCTGTACCTGCAGAGCGCGTGGAACCACGTGCTGGCGGGGCTCGCGCTCTGCGACCTCCTCGTGCTGCTCACCTGCCTGCCCGTGGTCGTCTTCCACGCGCTCACCTCCAGGTGGTTGCTAGGAGACCTGTCCTGTCGGCTCGTGCCCTACGTGGAG GTGACCTCTCTGGGCGTGGCCACGTTCAGCCTCTGCGCCCTGAGCATCGACCGCTTCCACGCGGCCACGGGCCCCGCGCCCTCGCCGGCGCCCCGGGTGGAGCCCTGCCAGTCCATCCTGTCCAAGCTGTCCGTCATCTGGGTGGGCTCCATGGTGCTGGCCGCccccgagctgctgctgtggcagCTGCGCCAGCAGGCCGTCGTCCCGCCGCCGCTCCCCGGCGACTCCCTGATGGCGGCCCTCCGAGGCGGGTCGGACGCCTCCAAGGCGGACGTCTGCGTCCGGGAGCCGTCGGCGGACCTCCCGGAGGGCGTGTTCCCCCTGGTGCTGACCTACCACGAGGCGCGCGCCTGGTGGATCTTCGGCTGCTACCTGTGTCTGCCGCTTCTCTTCACCGTGGCCTGCGACCTGGTGACCAGGCACGTGCTGGCCCAGCGCCTGCCGCGGAAGCACGCCGGCGACGAGGCGCCCGGCAGATGCTCCGCCTCCTACTACTCCCCCTCCGCTTCGTCGCCATCCCCGACGAAACATCAGCTGGCGGGAGAGCGGAGACTGCGCACCACCGTGATGGCGCTCGCCGCCCTGTACGGGGCGTGCAACCTCCCGGAGAGCGTCTGCAACATCGTGCTGGCGTACGTCCCCGCCCACGCGTCCGCCGCCCTCCCGGCCTTGGCGCTGCCGGCCCTGAGCCTGGCGGGACAGTTCCTGCTGTTTGCGCGCTGCTCGGCGTcgccggtgctgctgctgtgtctgtgcCGCTCGCTGGGCCAGGCCTTcatggactgctgctgctgctgctgctgccaagaGTGCGTCCAAGACGGcgcccgcccctcctcctcggcctccaccgccgccaccacctccAACGTGTCCTCGCCCGCGTCGCCGTCTCCGACCTCGCTGTCCCCGACCTCGCTGTCCCCCTCCGGCAAAGACGAGACGACGAAGAGCCTGCTGGCGGCGAAGGACTCTCCCGCCGCCGTCGGGACGCCCTGCTGA
- the nol8 gene encoding nucleolar protein 8 isoform X2, with protein MRRLYVGGLSHTVTQNDLKERFGRFGDVEDVEVRTRMDDEGVPYKTFSYININISDGDLKKCMTLLNKSKWKGGTLQIETAKESFLQRLAEERQTAAEQKGLRQPKAEDQKQKVLDSLSKAGVENFTMKAAVPGTEVPGHKDWVVSKFGRVLPVLQLKAQKGSRARTLKYDPSKYSHNIRKLDRAGGADLPTPVTPVTQLTWEVQGGDDDISKKRRGEFPLYEPPRRKKGRADAGSARDAEGAARAKPTVGSAPRAEAPRLANGREAATDPGPARREWPRFAGADSDDEIRRLVAPQDTSHDALRQEEDDDGDKLEVVGLDYLVKSGRKGGPDHKDENDYDSADTDELFASRKAALPPPQERPTPRAAAGNAGNRKRKLMKKKKKSGGGEEEEEEEEDDSSEEEVFSRKPPAECSSQNQSKKMRVLPVVNPPSSESDGGEEEEEEEEEPSDCSDSDYEAMFSNVTHLSISLADLQKLAEESPQTPETRETTAPSVLPPAHKKGILPEEILASLMRDDPRKDKLKERIKAPPLPAFKGTRALSGGEERRPKEEGGGSVKKQKLVEEPPPMNHKATGSTINGRDLAESESSEEEEEEAACEVVKNIAEAGSSSSSEEEEEKRKKKHLTAQPEAAAASSSSSSSSSEEGQENAVKAAKPPAAPDSESSSEEEEEEEEKKQAPPLRLPLGAKEEEERQRKANERRLAAVQQRQKEADEHKQLIQGALSNLDIPKAAAGKHIVFGSDDEDERQTTPKKTVSRDGRSEGEATVGDEETARGKMRPKPSVPQLFAGDEEEGDEEEDGSRFDIKPQFEGRVGQKLMELQSRFGRDERFRMDSRFLDEEEEEESEKKKSGTEEEEALDEEKKKNLSILQDVLGGSRPAGGAKTAAKPKAFRDVSALHYDPSREEHAAFETKTDNAKKDSKAARRKKREEAQKLPEVSKEIYYDVSGDLKAVFGQAKAAVAAEEDDVVPAAEDEETNWDREEEAEGGGGEDEEPALQSSLLAADPAAESEEASGFKFSFFEDDAQTGSGETEYKVESIQAPKVSWQQDLRFPDSSSDDDDEEEQPEEEEQEQPDVTAKTTKVEIPSKAQLFFFYCDDSRLTEGPRSFCRPSHLEEQREQWEERRTELREEYRKKHKDARRKLRSSLKS; from the exons ATGAGGCGGCTGTACGTCGGTGGGTTGAGCCACACGGTCACCCAGAATGATCTGAAGGAGCGATTTGGAAGGTTTGGAGATGTAGAGGACGTGGAGGTCCGGACAAGGATGGACGACGAGG GTGTTCCTTATAAAACCTTCAGCTACATTAACATCAACATTTCAGACGGCGACCTGAAGAAAT GTATGACGTTGTTGAACAAATCCAAATGGAAAGGAGGAACTCTGCAGATTGAAACCGCCAAGGAGAGTTTCCTGCAGAG GCTGGCGGAGGAGCGGCAGACGGCAGCGGAGCAGAAGGGCCTCCGGCAGCCTAAAGCTGAGGACCAGAAGCAGAAGGTGCTGGACTCCCTGAGCAAAGCCGGCGTGGAGAACTTCACCATGAAGGCCGCCGTGCCGGGGACCGAAGTGCCGGGACACAAG GACTGGGTGGTCAGCAAATTCGGGCGAGTCCTCCCCGTCCTGCAGCTCAAGGCTCAGAAAGGCAGCAGGGCTCGGACGCTGAAGTACGACCCGTCCAAATACAGCCACAACATCCGCAAGCTGGACCGGGCCGGCGGCGCCGACCTTcccacgccggtcacgccggtCACACAGCTCACCTGGGAGGTGCAGGGCGGCGACGACGACATCAGCAAGAAGAGGCGGGGAGAGTTCCCTCTGTATGAGCCGCCGAGACGCAAGAAGGGTCGGGCGGACGCGGGGAGCGCCCGCGATGCTGAAGGCGCAGCCAG AGCCAAGCCGACCGTTGGCTCCGCCCCTCGCGCCGAGGCCCCGCGGCTCGCCAACGGAAGAGAAGCGGCGACCGACCCCGGGCCGGCTCGGAGGGAGTGGCCGCGCTTCGCCGGCGCCGATTCAGACGACGAAATCCGCAGACTGGTGGCGCCGCAGGACACCTCCCATGATGCACTGCGGCAGGAAGAGGACGACGACGGGGATAAGCTGGAGGTAGTCGGACTGGACTATCTGGTGAAGTCTGGCCGGAAAG GAGGTCCAGATCACAAAGACGAGAATGACTACGACTCCGCAGACACGGATGAACTGTTCGCCTCCAGGAAAGCTGCTCTTCCTCCACCGCAGGAGAGACCGACTCCACGAGCTGCAGCGGGAAACGCGGGCAACCGGAAGAGAAagctgatgaagaagaagaagaagagtggaggtggggaggaggaggaggaggaggaggaggacgattCCTCAGAGGAAGAGGTCTTCTCCAGGAAACCGCCTGCTGAATGCAGTTCTCAGAACCAAAGTAAGAAGATGAGAGTCCTCCCTGTTGTGAATCCCCCCTCCTCAGAATCCGatggaggcgaggaggaggaggaggaggaagaagaaccgTCCGATTGCAGCGATTCTGACTATGAAGCCATGTTCTCCAACGTCACCCATCTGTCGATCTCCCTGGCTGATCTCCAGAAGCTGGCTGAGGAATCCCCGCAAACCCCTGAGACCCGCGAGACTACAGCTCCCAGCGTCCTGCCGCCTGCACACAAGAAGGGCATCCTGCCCGAGGAGATCCTCGCCTCCCTCATGAGGGACGACCCCAGAAAGGACAAGCTGAAAGAGCGAATAAAAGCACCTCCACTGCCAGCGTTCAAAGGGACGAGAGCGCTgagcgggggggaggagaggagaccgaaagaggagggaggaggtagcGTCAAAAAAcagaagctggtggaggaacCTCCTCCGATGAATCACAAAGCGACAGGAAGTACAATCAACGGACGGGACCTCGCGGAGTCAGagagcagtgaggaggaggaggaggaagcagcgtGCGAGGTGGTGAAGAACATTGCTGAGGCGGGTTCCTCCTCTagcagtgaggaggaagaggagaaaaggaagaagaagcatCTCACCGCTCagcctgaagcagcagcagcctcttcctccagctcctcctcatcctctgagGAAGGGCAAGAAAACGCTGTGAAAGCAGCAAAACCTCCCGCTGCTCCCGACAGTGAGTCCTCCagcgaagaagaagaggaggaggaggagaagaagcaggctCCTCCCCTCCGCCTGCCGCTGGGAgcgaaggaggaagaggagcgtcAGAGGAAGGCCAACGAGAGGAGGCTGGCTGCCGtccagcagagacagaaagaggccGACGAGCACAAGCAGCTCATCCAGGGAGCTTTATCCAACCTG GACATTCCAAAAGCGGCGGCAGGGAAGCACATCGTCTTTGGCTCCGACGACGAAGACGAGCGGCAGACGACGCCAAAGAAGACGGTGTCCCGGGACGGCCGGTCGGAGGGCGAGGCCACGGTAGGAGATGAGGAAACCGCAAGAGGAAAG atGCGTCCGAAGCCGTCTGTCCCTCAACTGTTTGCCGGCGACGAGGAGGAAggtgacgaagaggaggacggcAGCAGATTCGACATCAAGCCTCAATTTGAAGGTCGAGTGGGACAGAAG ctgatggagctgcagTCTCGTTTCGGGAGGGACGAGCGATTTAGAATGGACTCTCGCTTCTTggacgaagaggaagaggaggagtcag agaaaaagaagagcggcactgaggaagaggaggctctggacgaggagaagaagaagaacctgtCGATCCTGCAAGACGTCCTCGGCGGCAGCCGACCAGCCGGCGGCGCCAAGACGGCCGCCAAGCCCAAAGCCTTCAG AGACGTCTCAGCGCTGCATTACGACCCGAGCAGAGAGGAACACGCTGCGTTCGAGACCAAAACGGACAACGCCAAGAAGGACAG CAAGGCGGcccggaggaagaagagggaggaggcccAGAAGCTTCCGGAGGTTTCCAAGGAGATTTACTACGACGTGTCCGGCGACCTGAAGGCCGTGTTCGGTCAGGCGaaggcggcggtggcggcggaggaggacgacgtCGTCCCCGCCGCCGAAGACGAGGAGACCAACTGGGACcgagaggaagaggcagaaggaggaggcggcgagGACGAAGAGCCGGCCCTGCAGTCGTCCCTCCTCGCCGCCGATCCCGcagcagagagcgaggaggcGTCCGGTTTTAAATTCTCCTTCTTCGAGGACGACgcgcaaacaggaagtggagagaCGG AGTACAAAGTAGAGAGCATCCAGGCGCCAAAGGTGTCATGGCAACAAGACCTGCGTTTCCCAGACAGCAGCtcggatgatgatgatgaggaggagcagcccgaggaggaagagcaggagcaaCCCGACGTCACCGCTAAAACCACAAA AGTGGAGATTCCCTCAAAGGCGCAGCTGTTCTTCTTCTACTGTGACGACAGCAGACTGACCG AGGGTCCTCGGTCGTTCTGTCGTCCCtctcacctggaggagcagagggagcagtgggaggagaggaggaccgAGCTCAGAGAG GAGTACCGCAAAAAACACAAGGACGCCCGGAGGAAGCTGAGGTCCTCCCTGAAGAGCTGA
- the nol8 gene encoding nucleolar protein 8 isoform X1 encodes MRRLYVGGLSHTVTQNDLKERFGRFGDVEDVEVRTRMDDEGVPYKTFSYININISDGDLKKCMTLLNKSKWKGGTLQIETAKESFLQRLAEERQTAAEQKGLRQPKAEDQKQKVLDSLSKAGVENFTMKAAVPGTEVPGHKDWVVSKFGRVLPVLQLKAQKGSRARTLKYDPSKYSHNIRKLDRAGGADLPTPVTPVTQLTWEVQGGDDDISKKRRGEFPLYEPPRRKKGRADAGSARDAEGAARAKPTVGSAPRAEAPRLANGREAATDPGPARREWPRFAGADSDDEIRRLVAPQDTSHDALRQEEDDDGDKLEVVGLDYLVKSGRKGGPDHKDENDYDSADTDELFASRKAALPPPQERPTPRAAAGNAGNRKRKLMKKKKKSGGGEEEEEEEEDDSSEEEVFSRKPPAECSSQNQSKKMRVLPVVNPPSSESDGGEEEEEEEEEPSDCSDSDYEAMFSNVTHLSISLADLQKLAEESPQTPETRETTAPSVLPPAHKKGILPEEILASLMRDDPRKDKLKERIKAPPLPAFKGTRALSGGEERRPKEEGGGSVKKQKLVEEPPPMNHKATGSTINGRDLAESESSEEEEEEAACEVVKNIAEAGSSSSSEEEEEKRKKKHLTAQPEAAAASSSSSSSSSEEGQENAVKAAKPPAAPDSESSSEEEEEEEEKKQAPPLRLPLGAKEEEERQRKANERRLAAVQQRQKEADEHKQLIQGALSNLDIPKAAAGKHIVFGSDDEDERQTTPKKTVSRDGRSEGEATVGDEETARGKMRPKPSVPQLFAGDEEEGDEEEDGSRFDIKPQFEGRVGQKLMELQSRFGRDERFRMDSRFLDEEEEEESEKKKSGTEEEEALDEEKKKNLSILQDVLGGSRPAGGAKTAAKPKAFRDVSALHYDPSREEHAAFETKTDNAKKDSKAARRKKREEAQKLPEVSKEIYYDVSGDLKAVFGQAKAAVAAEEDDVVPAAEDEETNWDREEEAEGGGGEDEEPALQSSLLAADPAAESEEASGFKFSFFEDDAQTGSGETAEYKVESIQAPKVSWQQDLRFPDSSSDDDDEEEQPEEEEQEQPDVTAKTTKVEIPSKAQLFFFYCDDSRLTEGPRSFCRPSHLEEQREQWEERRTELREEYRKKHKDARRKLRSSLKS; translated from the exons ATGAGGCGGCTGTACGTCGGTGGGTTGAGCCACACGGTCACCCAGAATGATCTGAAGGAGCGATTTGGAAGGTTTGGAGATGTAGAGGACGTGGAGGTCCGGACAAGGATGGACGACGAGG GTGTTCCTTATAAAACCTTCAGCTACATTAACATCAACATTTCAGACGGCGACCTGAAGAAAT GTATGACGTTGTTGAACAAATCCAAATGGAAAGGAGGAACTCTGCAGATTGAAACCGCCAAGGAGAGTTTCCTGCAGAG GCTGGCGGAGGAGCGGCAGACGGCAGCGGAGCAGAAGGGCCTCCGGCAGCCTAAAGCTGAGGACCAGAAGCAGAAGGTGCTGGACTCCCTGAGCAAAGCCGGCGTGGAGAACTTCACCATGAAGGCCGCCGTGCCGGGGACCGAAGTGCCGGGACACAAG GACTGGGTGGTCAGCAAATTCGGGCGAGTCCTCCCCGTCCTGCAGCTCAAGGCTCAGAAAGGCAGCAGGGCTCGGACGCTGAAGTACGACCCGTCCAAATACAGCCACAACATCCGCAAGCTGGACCGGGCCGGCGGCGCCGACCTTcccacgccggtcacgccggtCACACAGCTCACCTGGGAGGTGCAGGGCGGCGACGACGACATCAGCAAGAAGAGGCGGGGAGAGTTCCCTCTGTATGAGCCGCCGAGACGCAAGAAGGGTCGGGCGGACGCGGGGAGCGCCCGCGATGCTGAAGGCGCAGCCAG AGCCAAGCCGACCGTTGGCTCCGCCCCTCGCGCCGAGGCCCCGCGGCTCGCCAACGGAAGAGAAGCGGCGACCGACCCCGGGCCGGCTCGGAGGGAGTGGCCGCGCTTCGCCGGCGCCGATTCAGACGACGAAATCCGCAGACTGGTGGCGCCGCAGGACACCTCCCATGATGCACTGCGGCAGGAAGAGGACGACGACGGGGATAAGCTGGAGGTAGTCGGACTGGACTATCTGGTGAAGTCTGGCCGGAAAG GAGGTCCAGATCACAAAGACGAGAATGACTACGACTCCGCAGACACGGATGAACTGTTCGCCTCCAGGAAAGCTGCTCTTCCTCCACCGCAGGAGAGACCGACTCCACGAGCTGCAGCGGGAAACGCGGGCAACCGGAAGAGAAagctgatgaagaagaagaagaagagtggaggtggggaggaggaggaggaggaggaggaggacgattCCTCAGAGGAAGAGGTCTTCTCCAGGAAACCGCCTGCTGAATGCAGTTCTCAGAACCAAAGTAAGAAGATGAGAGTCCTCCCTGTTGTGAATCCCCCCTCCTCAGAATCCGatggaggcgaggaggaggaggaggaggaagaagaaccgTCCGATTGCAGCGATTCTGACTATGAAGCCATGTTCTCCAACGTCACCCATCTGTCGATCTCCCTGGCTGATCTCCAGAAGCTGGCTGAGGAATCCCCGCAAACCCCTGAGACCCGCGAGACTACAGCTCCCAGCGTCCTGCCGCCTGCACACAAGAAGGGCATCCTGCCCGAGGAGATCCTCGCCTCCCTCATGAGGGACGACCCCAGAAAGGACAAGCTGAAAGAGCGAATAAAAGCACCTCCACTGCCAGCGTTCAAAGGGACGAGAGCGCTgagcgggggggaggagaggagaccgaaagaggagggaggaggtagcGTCAAAAAAcagaagctggtggaggaacCTCCTCCGATGAATCACAAAGCGACAGGAAGTACAATCAACGGACGGGACCTCGCGGAGTCAGagagcagtgaggaggaggaggaggaagcagcgtGCGAGGTGGTGAAGAACATTGCTGAGGCGGGTTCCTCCTCTagcagtgaggaggaagaggagaaaaggaagaagaagcatCTCACCGCTCagcctgaagcagcagcagcctcttcctccagctcctcctcatcctctgagGAAGGGCAAGAAAACGCTGTGAAAGCAGCAAAACCTCCCGCTGCTCCCGACAGTGAGTCCTCCagcgaagaagaagaggaggaggaggagaagaagcaggctCCTCCCCTCCGCCTGCCGCTGGGAgcgaaggaggaagaggagcgtcAGAGGAAGGCCAACGAGAGGAGGCTGGCTGCCGtccagcagagacagaaagaggccGACGAGCACAAGCAGCTCATCCAGGGAGCTTTATCCAACCTG GACATTCCAAAAGCGGCGGCAGGGAAGCACATCGTCTTTGGCTCCGACGACGAAGACGAGCGGCAGACGACGCCAAAGAAGACGGTGTCCCGGGACGGCCGGTCGGAGGGCGAGGCCACGGTAGGAGATGAGGAAACCGCAAGAGGAAAG atGCGTCCGAAGCCGTCTGTCCCTCAACTGTTTGCCGGCGACGAGGAGGAAggtgacgaagaggaggacggcAGCAGATTCGACATCAAGCCTCAATTTGAAGGTCGAGTGGGACAGAAG ctgatggagctgcagTCTCGTTTCGGGAGGGACGAGCGATTTAGAATGGACTCTCGCTTCTTggacgaagaggaagaggaggagtcag agaaaaagaagagcggcactgaggaagaggaggctctggacgaggagaagaagaagaacctgtCGATCCTGCAAGACGTCCTCGGCGGCAGCCGACCAGCCGGCGGCGCCAAGACGGCCGCCAAGCCCAAAGCCTTCAG AGACGTCTCAGCGCTGCATTACGACCCGAGCAGAGAGGAACACGCTGCGTTCGAGACCAAAACGGACAACGCCAAGAAGGACAG CAAGGCGGcccggaggaagaagagggaggaggcccAGAAGCTTCCGGAGGTTTCCAAGGAGATTTACTACGACGTGTCCGGCGACCTGAAGGCCGTGTTCGGTCAGGCGaaggcggcggtggcggcggaggaggacgacgtCGTCCCCGCCGCCGAAGACGAGGAGACCAACTGGGACcgagaggaagaggcagaaggaggaggcggcgagGACGAAGAGCCGGCCCTGCAGTCGTCCCTCCTCGCCGCCGATCCCGcagcagagagcgaggaggcGTCCGGTTTTAAATTCTCCTTCTTCGAGGACGACgcgcaaacaggaagtggagagaCGG CAGAGTACAAAGTAGAGAGCATCCAGGCGCCAAAGGTGTCATGGCAACAAGACCTGCGTTTCCCAGACAGCAGCtcggatgatgatgatgaggaggagcagcccgaggaggaagagcaggagcaaCCCGACGTCACCGCTAAAACCACAAA AGTGGAGATTCCCTCAAAGGCGCAGCTGTTCTTCTTCTACTGTGACGACAGCAGACTGACCG AGGGTCCTCGGTCGTTCTGTCGTCCCtctcacctggaggagcagagggagcagtgggaggagaggaggaccgAGCTCAGAGAG GAGTACCGCAAAAAACACAAGGACGCCCGGAGGAAGCTGAGGTCCTCCCTGAAGAGCTGA